The proteins below are encoded in one region of Ephemeroptericola cinctiostellae:
- the aceF gene encoding dihydrolipoyllysine-residue acetyltransferase — protein sequence MSQLVEVKVPDIGDYSDVPVIEIHVKVGDTIAVEDSLVTLESDKATMDVPSSAAGVVKEIKVALGDKISEGSVVVIVEAAGASAETAPVSAPAPAAAPAAPVAVAAPVAAAATGGAVEVKVPDIGDYSDVPVIEIHVKVGDTIAVEDALVTLESDKATMDVPSSAAGVVKEIKVALGDKISEGSVVVIVEAAGSASAPAPVSAPAAPAASAAPAPVSAAPAPAVAAASAAPAVAVAASKTAHASPSVRKFARELGVDIGLVKGSGIKGRITPDDVRGFIKSVMTGQVALAGAAVAAPAGGSGVGLDLLPWPKVDFTKFGEIESQPMSRIKKISGANLARNWVMIPHVTVNEDADVTELENFRVQMNKEYEKQGVKFSMLAFIIKAVVQALKKFPEFNASIDGDNLILKKYFHIGFAADTPNGLMVPVIKDCDKKGVAQIATEMSDLAKQAREGKLKPADMSGGCFTISSLGGIGGTSFTPIINAPEVAILGVMKSAMKPVWNGKDFTPRLICPLCLSFDHRVIDGAAAARFNAYLAAVLADFRRVLM from the coding sequence ATGAGTCAATTAGTAGAAGTGAAAGTCCCAGACATTGGTGACTACAGCGATGTACCCGTCATCGAAATCCACGTTAAAGTCGGCGATACCATTGCCGTTGAAGATTCATTGGTGACATTAGAATCAGACAAAGCCACGATGGATGTGCCATCAAGCGCAGCGGGTGTGGTCAAAGAAATTAAAGTGGCATTAGGCGATAAAATTTCTGAAGGGTCTGTCGTGGTCATCGTTGAAGCTGCTGGCGCGAGCGCAGAGACTGCCCCTGTTTCTGCCCCAGCCCCTGCTGCTGCACCAGCAGCGCCTGTTGCAGTTGCTGCTCCTGTGGCCGCAGCAGCGACAGGTGGTGCCGTTGAAGTCAAAGTCCCTGACATTGGTGACTACAGCGATGTGCCCGTCATCGAAATCCACGTTAAAGTTGGCGATACCATTGCGGTTGAAGATGCGCTGGTGACGCTTGAATCAGATAAAGCCACGATGGATGTGCCATCGAGTGCTGCTGGTGTGGTGAAAGAAATCAAAGTGGCTTTAGGCGATAAAATCTCTGAGGGCTCGGTTGTGGTCATCGTTGAAGCTGCGGGCAGTGCGTCTGCGCCTGCTCCCGTGTCGGCTCCAGCAGCACCCGCCGCATCGGCCGCTCCAGCGCCTGTTTCAGCAGCACCAGCCCCAGCCGTTGCTGCTGCGTCGGCCGCACCTGCTGTTGCCGTTGCCGCATCAAAAACAGCCCATGCCTCGCCGTCGGTGCGCAAATTTGCACGCGAACTCGGTGTGGACATTGGCCTTGTTAAAGGTTCTGGCATTAAAGGTCGCATCACCCCCGACGATGTGCGTGGTTTCATCAAGTCGGTCATGACGGGTCAAGTGGCTTTGGCGGGGGCGGCTGTGGCAGCACCAGCAGGTGGTTCAGGCGTTGGCTTGGATCTGTTGCCTTGGCCAAAAGTCGATTTCACCAAGTTTGGTGAAATCGAATCACAACCGATGTCACGCATCAAGAAAATTTCTGGCGCGAATTTGGCGCGCAACTGGGTCATGATTCCGCATGTGACGGTCAACGAAGATGCTGACGTGACTGAGCTCGAGAACTTCCGCGTTCAAATGAACAAAGAGTACGAGAAACAAGGCGTCAAATTCTCAATGCTCGCATTCATCATCAAAGCGGTGGTGCAAGCCCTGAAAAAATTCCCAGAGTTCAATGCATCGATCGATGGTGACAACCTCATCCTCAAAAAATACTTCCACATTGGTTTCGCAGCCGACACGCCAAATGGTCTGATGGTGCCTGTTATCAAAGATTGTGATAAAAAAGGTGTGGCGCAAATTGCAACAGAAATGAGCGATTTGGCGAAACAAGCCCGCGAGGGCAAACTCAAGCCCGCCGACATGAGTGGCGGTTGCTTTACCATTTCATCACTGGGTGGCATTGGCGGCACGTCGTTCACGCCGATCATCAATGCACCTGAAGTGGCCATTTTGGGCGTGATGAAGTCAGCGATGAAACCTGTGTGGAATGGTAAAGATTTCACCCCTCGTTTGATCTGCCCATTGTGCTTGTCATTTGACCATCGCGTCATCGACGGTGCAGCGGCTGCGCGATTCAATGCCTATTTGGCTGCGGTTTTGGCGGATTTTCGTCGGGTGTTGATGTAA
- a CDS encoding putative quinol monooxygenase, which translates to MSTVIHVLAQFKVQPEHIETARNIFAKLIQHTQQEEGCLSYMLLNATQDSSSFTFVERWASEDALKKHEGAAHLIEAVSNIGSLLVQAPDVQTYREV; encoded by the coding sequence ATGAGTACAGTAATTCATGTTTTGGCTCAGTTTAAAGTTCAACCTGAGCACATTGAGACTGCACGCAATATTTTTGCCAAACTGATCCAACATACGCAACAAGAGGAGGGCTGTTTGTCTTACATGTTGTTGAACGCCACACAAGACAGCAGTTCATTTACCTTTGTTGAGCGGTGGGCGAGTGAAGATGCACTGAAAAAACATGAAGGTGCTGCTCATCTGATCGAAGCGGTTTCGAATATTGGGTCATTACTTGTGCAAGCACCTGATGTTCAGACCTATCGCGAAGTTTGA
- the aceE gene encoding pyruvate dehydrogenase (acetyl-transferring), homodimeric type: protein MAAQHNVGVDIDTQETQEWLDALGGVIENGGSQRAAYLIDQTISYARTHGVHQPFSAQTPYINTIPVDQQPRIPGDQDIEHRIRAYVRWNAMAMVLRANKDTNVGGHIGSFQSSATLYEVGYNHFWHAPSATHGGDLVFSQGHCSPGIYSRAYLLGRLSDVQVDSFRQEVDGNGISSYPHPWLMPDFWQFPTVSMGLGPIMAIYQARFMKYIQDRGLQQTEGRKVWAFLGDGETDEPESLGAIGMAGRERLGNLVFVINCNLQRLDGPVRGNGSIIQELESEFRGSGWNVIKVIWGTKWDALFARDKKGILMQRLGQIVDGEYQTMKSKNGAYVRKTVFNTPELEALVADWSDDDIWDLNRGGHDPHKIYAAFKEAQDATDMPTLILAKTVKGYGMGASGEAQNTVHQQKKMAIEDIRAFRDRFEIPVKDEDLEKTPLVKFEEGSKELEYMRARRQELGGYLPQRRRKTDVELVIPPLSAFEPLLKETAEGREISTTMAFVRMLNILLKDKNINKYIVPIVPDESRTFGMEGLFRQLGIWNQDGQTYTPQDHDQLMFYKESKTGQVLQEGINEAGAMCDWIAAATSYSTHNLPMIPFYIFYSMFGFQRIGDLCWAAGDMRSRGFLVGGTAGRTTLNGEGLQHEDGHSHLWSGAIPNCVSYDPTFAYEVAVVVQDGMRRMYQEQEDVYYYLTVMNENYAHPAMPEGAEQDIIKGLYAFRKSGNAQVRLMGSGTIFNEVMEAATLLKVDWNVDADLYAAPSFVELSRDGIAAERQNLLNPTAARTVSHVEKILGDSKAPVVVATDYVRALPEQIRAFVPARYTVLGTDGFGRSDTREKLRHFFEVNRYWVTVAALKSLADEGTISSEIVAQAIAKYNLDVTKPNPMTV from the coding sequence ATGGCTGCACAACACAATGTGGGCGTGGACATTGACACGCAAGAAACACAAGAATGGTTAGACGCTTTAGGTGGCGTCATTGAAAACGGTGGCTCACAACGTGCGGCTTACTTGATCGACCAAACAATCTCATACGCGCGCACGCATGGCGTGCATCAACCTTTCAGCGCACAAACGCCATACATCAACACCATCCCCGTTGACCAACAGCCCCGCATCCCTGGTGATCAAGACATTGAGCACCGCATCCGTGCGTATGTGCGCTGGAATGCGATGGCCATGGTGTTGCGTGCCAATAAAGACACCAATGTGGGTGGTCATATTGGTTCATTCCAATCATCTGCAACCTTGTATGAAGTGGGTTACAACCATTTTTGGCACGCGCCTTCAGCGACGCATGGCGGTGATTTGGTGTTTTCACAAGGCCATTGCTCACCAGGCATTTACTCACGTGCGTACTTGCTGGGTCGTTTAAGCGATGTACAAGTCGATTCATTCCGCCAAGAAGTCGATGGCAACGGTATTTCATCGTACCCACACCCTTGGTTGATGCCTGATTTTTGGCAATTCCCAACGGTGTCAATGGGTTTGGGGCCGATCATGGCGATTTACCAAGCACGTTTCATGAAATACATTCAAGACCGTGGTTTGCAACAAACTGAAGGCCGTAAAGTTTGGGCATTTTTGGGTGATGGCGAGACCGATGAGCCTGAATCATTGGGTGCGATTGGCATGGCTGGGCGCGAACGCTTGGGTAATCTCGTGTTTGTCATCAACTGTAATTTGCAACGCTTGGACGGCCCTGTTCGCGGCAATGGCAGCATCATTCAAGAGCTCGAATCCGAATTCCGTGGCTCAGGCTGGAATGTCATCAAAGTCATTTGGGGCACGAAGTGGGATGCGTTGTTTGCACGTGACAAAAAAGGCATTTTGATGCAACGTTTGGGTCAAATCGTGGATGGTGAATACCAAACGATGAAGTCCAAAAACGGCGCGTATGTGCGTAAAACTGTGTTCAACACGCCTGAGCTCGAAGCTTTGGTCGCCGACTGGTCTGATGACGACATTTGGGATTTGAACCGTGGTGGCCACGATCCACACAAAATTTATGCAGCTTTCAAAGAAGCGCAAGATGCGACGGACATGCCCACTTTGATTTTGGCAAAAACGGTCAAAGGTTACGGCATGGGCGCGTCAGGCGAAGCGCAAAACACCGTGCATCAACAGAAAAAAATGGCGATTGAAGACATTCGCGCATTCCGTGATCGTTTTGAAATCCCAGTCAAAGACGAAGACCTCGAAAAAACACCACTGGTTAAGTTTGAAGAGGGTTCAAAAGAACTCGAATACATGCGCGCGCGTCGTCAAGAACTGGGTGGCTACTTGCCACAACGCCGTCGTAAGACCGACGTTGAACTGGTGATCCCGCCATTGTCTGCTTTTGAACCTTTGCTGAAAGAAACGGCTGAAGGTCGCGAGATTTCAACCACGATGGCTTTTGTGCGCATGTTGAACATCTTGCTGAAAGACAAAAACATCAACAAATACATCGTGCCGATCGTCCCTGATGAATCGCGTACGTTTGGTATGGAGGGCTTGTTCCGCCAGTTGGGTATTTGGAACCAAGATGGTCAAACCTACACGCCGCAAGATCATGACCAATTGATGTTCTACAAAGAGTCAAAAACAGGTCAAGTGCTGCAAGAAGGCATCAACGAAGCGGGCGCAATGTGTGACTGGATTGCGGCTGCAACGTCGTACTCAACGCACAACTTGCCGATGATTCCGTTTTATATTTTCTACTCAATGTTTGGTTTCCAACGCATTGGCGATTTGTGCTGGGCGGCGGGTGACATGCGTTCGCGTGGTTTCTTGGTCGGCGGCACCGCTGGTCGCACCACATTGAATGGCGAAGGTTTACAGCACGAAGACGGTCACAGCCATTTGTGGTCAGGTGCGATTCCAAATTGTGTGTCGTATGATCCAACCTTTGCTTATGAAGTGGCTGTGGTCGTGCAAGACGGCATGCGTCGCATGTACCAAGAGCAAGAAGACGTGTACTACTACCTCACGGTGATGAATGAAAACTACGCACACCCAGCAATGCCAGAAGGTGCGGAGCAAGACATCATCAAAGGTTTGTACGCATTCCGTAAATCAGGCAATGCGCAAGTGCGCTTGATGGGCTCAGGTACGATTTTCAATGAAGTGATGGAAGCGGCGACCTTGCTCAAAGTCGACTGGAATGTTGACGCTGATTTGTACGCCGCGCCAAGTTTTGTTGAGTTGTCACGTGACGGTATTGCTGCTGAACGTCAAAATCTGCTGAACCCAACGGCTGCACGCACCGTATCTCACGTTGAAAAAATCTTGGGCGATTCTAAAGCACCTGTGGTGGTGGCAACTGATTACGTTCGTGCTTTGCCTGAGCAAATCCGCGCTTTTGTTCCAGCACGTTACACAGTGCTTGGCACCGATGGTTTCGGTCGTTCAGACACGCGTGAAAAATTGCGCCATTTCTTTGAAGTGAACCGTTACTGGGTCACGGTGGCTGCGCTTAAATCATTGGCTGATGAAGGCACGATCTCCAGCGAAATCGTTGCACAAGCGATTGCCAAATACAATTTGGACGTGACGAAACCCAACCCCATGACGGTTTAA
- a CDS encoding RidA family protein yields MISRHNIEDRYSDMAVYNGVAYLAGQIANNTTQNIVGQTREVLSMVDALLHKAGTDKSRILMAQIYLSNMLDYDGMNEAWDEWVKDIKGHAPPRATVQSPLAGSEFLVEIIVTAATGV; encoded by the coding sequence ATGATTTCTCGCCACAATATTGAAGACCGCTATTCAGATATGGCTGTTTACAATGGTGTTGCTTACCTTGCTGGGCAAATTGCCAACAACACCACACAAAACATCGTGGGCCAAACACGAGAAGTGCTGAGCATGGTGGATGCCTTGCTACACAAAGCTGGGACGGATAAGTCTCGCATCCTCATGGCTCAAATCTATTTGAGCAACATGTTGGATTACGATGGGATGAATGAGGCGTGGGATGAATGGGTGAAAGACATCAAAGGCCATGCGCCACCACGGGCAACCGTGCAATCGCCATTGGCAGGCAGTGAGTTTCTAGTTGAAATCATTGTCACGGCAGCCACAGGCGTATAA
- a CDS encoding SulP family inorganic anion transporter, with protein sequence MRIHFRPKLLDCLGNYNTSMLLSDVSAGITVGVLALPLAMAFAIASGMSPTAGIWTAIVAGFIISTLGGSRVQIGGPTGAFIPIVYGIVVQYGVQNLLIATMMAGLMLLAMGFFRLGNLIRFIPVSVVIGFTNGIAVVIFLSQIKDFLGLNIEQLPGEFFAKIKSLFFHLNTLDVPTVLVSVVSLLLLLVWSRGARRFEWMRHAPAPLAVLVVMTAVTSWMHWPVETIGSRFGGIPHNIPSLSFPTLDLSLMGQLISPALTIALLGAIESLLSARVADGLIDDRHDPNQELMAQGVANCIAPLFGGFAATGAIARTATNVKTGGRTPIAGMVHALVLLAVVLALAPLASSIPLATLSAIVVVVSLNMGEWHAFKELKRYSTPYRSVLLSTFFVTVVFDLTLAVELGMVLASLFFIYRMSDLTHIERIPLEDFYGVEGLSREDGTPRILAFRVFGSLFFGAANKMESQLVNLNAQPNVVILDMGKVINIDTTGMDIIRMMHKNLIRQNAVLVLCELNDQPASIIRRSGFFKDIHAENVCGNLTEALIRAQSIESSAHPPL encoded by the coding sequence ATGAGAATCCATTTTCGTCCAAAGTTGTTGGATTGTCTCGGCAATTACAACACAAGCATGTTGCTGTCCGATGTATCGGCGGGCATCACAGTGGGTGTGCTCGCTTTACCGCTGGCGATGGCTTTTGCGATTGCGTCGGGCATGAGCCCCACGGCTGGGATTTGGACAGCGATTGTGGCAGGTTTCATCATCTCGACATTGGGCGGTTCGCGGGTTCAAATTGGCGGCCCAACAGGGGCTTTCATTCCGATTGTGTATGGCATTGTTGTGCAGTATGGCGTGCAAAATCTATTGATTGCCACCATGATGGCGGGCTTGATGCTGTTGGCGATGGGGTTTTTTCGCTTGGGAAACCTCATCCGTTTCATTCCTGTGTCTGTGGTGATTGGCTTCACCAATGGCATTGCGGTGGTGATCTTTTTATCTCAAATTAAAGATTTTCTAGGCTTGAATATTGAGCAACTGCCGGGTGAGTTTTTTGCCAAAATTAAAAGCCTTTTTTTCCATTTAAACACATTGGATGTGCCGACGGTGCTTGTGTCTGTTGTGTCATTGTTGCTTTTACTTGTCTGGAGTCGTGGGGCACGCCGTTTTGAGTGGATGCGCCATGCACCAGCGCCATTGGCGGTGTTGGTCGTCATGACTGCTGTGACATCGTGGATGCATTGGCCTGTTGAAACAATTGGTTCTCGTTTTGGCGGGATTCCTCACAACATTCCCTCTCTGAGTTTTCCAACTTTGGATCTGTCCTTAATGGGGCAACTCATTTCACCAGCGCTCACCATTGCATTGTTGGGAGCGATCGAATCGTTGTTGTCGGCACGGGTGGCCGATGGGTTGATTGACGATCGTCATGACCCCAATCAGGAGTTGATGGCGCAAGGTGTGGCCAATTGCATTGCCCCCTTGTTTGGTGGTTTTGCAGCCACGGGTGCAATTGCACGAACAGCGACCAATGTCAAAACAGGTGGGCGCACGCCCATTGCGGGGATGGTTCATGCGTTGGTCTTATTGGCGGTGGTGTTGGCATTGGCGCCGTTGGCGAGCAGCATTCCATTGGCGACATTGTCTGCGATTGTGGTGGTGGTTTCGTTGAATATGGGCGAATGGCATGCGTTTAAAGAGTTGAAACGTTATTCAACCCCTTATCGCAGTGTGTTGCTGAGCACCTTCTTTGTGACGGTGGTGTTTGATTTGACTTTGGCGGTGGAGCTGGGCATGGTGTTGGCCAGTTTGTTTTTTATTTACCGCATGTCTGATTTAACCCATATCGAACGGATTCCATTGGAGGATTTTTATGGTGTTGAGGGCTTGTCGCGAGAGGATGGTACACCGCGTATTTTGGCCTTTCGTGTGTTTGGCAGCTTGTTCTTTGGGGCGGCAAATAAAATGGAGTCGCAACTGGTCAACCTCAACGCGCAGCCCAACGTGGTGATTTTGGACATGGGTAAGGTCATCAACATCGACACCACTGGGATGGACATCATCCGCATGATGCATAAAAACTTAATTAGACAAAATGCCGTATTGGTGTTGTGTGAGTTAAATGATCAACCGGCTTCCATCATTCGACGGTCGGGTTTCTTTAAAGACATCCATGCAGAAAATGTGTGTGGCAACCTCACTGAAGCATTGATTCGTGCGCAAAGCATTGAGTCCAGTGCCCATCCGCCCCTCTAA
- the rpoC gene encoding DNA-directed RNA polymerase subunit beta', translated as MKALLDLFKQVQPDENFEAIKVGLASPEKIRSWSFGEVKKPETINYRTFKPERDGLFCAKIFGPIKDYECLCGKYKRLKHRGVICERCGVEVTLTKVRRERMGHIELAAPVSHIWFLKSLPSRLGMVLDMTLRDIERVLYFEAYVVIEPGMTPLKRCQIMTEDDFYAKTEEYGDEFRALMGAEGIRELLQNLDTPADIERLRAELQATSSDAKIKKIAKRLKILEAFQRSGIRPEWMVMEVLPVLPPDLRPLVPLDGGRFATSDLNDLYRRVINRNNRLKRLLELRAPEIITRNEKRMLQEAVDSLLDNGRRGKAMAGANKRALKSLADMIKGKGGRFRQNLLGKRVDYSGRSVIVVGPQLKLHQCGLPKLMALELFKPFIYNKLEVQGLANTIKSAKRMVEMQEPVVWDILEDVIREHPVMLNRAPTLHRLGIQAFEPVLIEGKAIQLHPLVCAAFNADFDGDQMAVHVPLSIEAQTEARTLMLASNNIMFPASGEPSIVPSQDIVLGLYYATRAKTNGIGEGMFCADVNEVRRAYQAGELALTTRITVRITEVDIDKETGERTTRMKRYETTVGRAFLSEILPAGLSFEIMNKTLKKKEISKLITLVFRKCGLNETVLFADRLKENGFSLATRAGISICVDDMLIPAAKEGLIAAASKEVKEIEQQYSSGLVTSGERYNKVIDIWGRAGDQVGKAMMEHLSTDPVLDRHGNETREESFNAIYMMADSGARGSAAQIRQLAGMRGLMAKPDGSIIETPITANFREGLNVSQYFISTHGARKGLADTALKTANSGYLTRRLVDVTQDLVVVEDDCGTSNGVAMKALVEGGEVIEALRERILGRVVVADVINPETQETVFEVGTMLEEDQVELIEKLGIDEVKVRTPLSCDTRYGLCAKCYGRDLGRGGLVNKGEAVGVIAAQSIGEPGTQLTMRTFHIGGAASRQAVVSSVEAKSNGILRFTNTMRYVTNTKGEQIVISRSGEIIIADDYGRERERHKVPYGAILLFVDGAQIKAGTQLATWDPLTRPVITEYAGRLKFENVEEGVTVARQIDEVTGLATLVAIDPKRRGSSTSKTVRPQVKLLNELGEEVKIPGTEHPVTIGFQIGALIMVRDGQEVGKGEVLARIPMESQKTRDITGGLPRVAELFEARSPKDAGMLAEVTGTVTFGKETRGKQRLVITDLDGGSHEFLIAKDKHLSVHDGQVVNKGEVIIEGPADPQDILRLLGIEALATYIVDEVQDVYRLQGVKINDKHIEVIVRQMLRRVQIVDAGDTKFIPGEQVERSEMLIENERMVAAEKQPATYSNVLLGITKASLSTDSFISAASFQETTRVLTEAAIMGKRDELRGLKENVIVGRLIPAGTGLAFHRARANKKTHDQNRAQQEAAIFDDAPAFAVEGDGDVMDFTQTPSAE; from the coding sequence ATGAAAGCATTGCTCGACTTATTTAAACAAGTCCAACCCGATGAAAACTTTGAGGCCATCAAAGTCGGCTTGGCGTCGCCTGAAAAAATCCGCTCATGGTCTTTTGGCGAAGTCAAAAAGCCTGAAACCATCAACTACCGCACGTTTAAACCTGAACGTGATGGTTTGTTTTGCGCGAAAATTTTCGGCCCGATCAAAGATTATGAATGCTTGTGTGGCAAATACAAACGCTTGAAGCACCGTGGCGTGATTTGCGAGCGTTGTGGCGTTGAAGTGACGTTGACCAAAGTACGTCGTGAACGCATGGGTCACATCGAACTGGCGGCGCCTGTGTCGCACATTTGGTTCTTGAAATCATTGCCATCTCGCTTGGGTATGGTGCTGGACATGACATTGCGTGACATCGAACGTGTGTTGTATTTTGAAGCCTATGTCGTGATTGAGCCTGGCATGACGCCGCTCAAACGTTGCCAAATCATGACGGAAGACGACTTCTACGCCAAAACTGAAGAGTACGGCGATGAGTTCCGTGCACTGATGGGCGCAGAAGGCATCCGTGAGTTGTTGCAAAACTTGGACACGCCAGCGGACATCGAACGCTTGCGCGCTGAGCTGCAAGCGACATCGTCTGATGCGAAAATCAAAAAAATCGCCAAACGCTTGAAGATTCTTGAAGCGTTCCAACGTTCAGGCATTCGTCCTGAATGGATGGTAATGGAAGTGTTGCCTGTCTTGCCACCTGATTTGCGTCCATTGGTGCCATTGGATGGTGGCCGTTTTGCCACTTCTGATTTGAACGATTTGTACCGTCGTGTGATCAACCGTAACAACCGTTTGAAACGCTTGTTGGAGTTGCGCGCGCCTGAAATCATCACGCGTAACGAAAAACGCATGTTGCAAGAAGCGGTTGATAGCTTGCTTGATAACGGTCGCCGCGGTAAAGCGATGGCGGGCGCGAACAAGCGTGCGCTCAAATCTTTGGCCGACATGATCAAAGGTAAGGGCGGTCGTTTCCGTCAAAACTTGTTGGGTAAACGTGTGGATTACTCCGGTCGTTCGGTGATTGTGGTCGGTCCACAGCTGAAATTGCACCAGTGCGGTTTACCAAAATTAATGGCTTTGGAATTGTTCAAACCCTTCATTTATAACAAACTTGAAGTTCAAGGTTTGGCGAACACCATCAAATCTGCAAAACGCATGGTTGAAATGCAAGAGCCAGTGGTTTGGGACATCTTGGAAGATGTGATCCGTGAGCATCCGGTCATGTTGAACCGTGCGCCAACGCTTCACCGCTTGGGTATTCAAGCGTTTGAACCGGTGTTGATTGAAGGCAAAGCCATTCAATTGCATCCACTCGTTTGTGCGGCCTTTAATGCCGACTTTGACGGTGACCAAATGGCGGTTCACGTGCCTTTGTCGATCGAAGCGCAAACTGAAGCGCGCACATTGATGTTGGCATCGAATAACATCATGTTCCCCGCATCAGGCGAACCATCGATTGTGCCGTCTCAAGATATCGTCTTGGGTCTGTACTACGCCACCCGTGCGAAAACCAACGGCATCGGCGAAGGCATGTTCTGTGCTGACGTGAATGAAGTCCGTCGTGCGTATCAAGCGGGCGAATTGGCGTTGACCACACGCATCACTGTGCGCATCACTGAAGTCGACATTGACAAAGAAACGGGCGAGCGCACCACACGCATGAAACGTTATGAAACGACGGTGGGTCGTGCGTTCTTGTCAGAAATTTTGCCAGCAGGTTTGTCGTTCGAAATCATGAACAAAACGCTGAAGAAAAAAGAAATCTCTAAATTGATTACTTTGGTTTTCCGTAAATGTGGTTTGAACGAAACTGTATTGTTTGCTGACCGCTTGAAAGAAAACGGTTTCAGCTTGGCGACCCGTGCAGGTATTTCAATTTGTGTGGACGACATGTTGATTCCAGCCGCCAAAGAAGGTTTGATTGCTGCTGCTTCGAAAGAAGTGAAAGAAATCGAACAGCAGTATTCTTCTGGTTTGGTGACTTCAGGCGAACGTTACAATAAAGTGATTGACATTTGGGGTCGTGCCGGTGATCAAGTCGGTAAAGCGATGATGGAACATTTGTCGACGGATCCTGTGTTGGACCGTCATGGCAATGAAACCCGTGAAGAATCGTTCAACGCGATTTACATGATGGCCGACTCAGGGGCGCGTGGTTCAGCAGCGCAGATTCGTCAGCTCGCGGGTATGCGTGGTCTGATGGCCAAGCCAGATGGTTCGATCATTGAAACGCCGATCACGGCGAACTTCCGCGAAGGTTTGAACGTTTCTCAATACTTTATTTCAACCCACGGTGCACGTAAAGGTTTGGCCGATACGGCATTGAAAACAGCGAACTCGGGTTACTTGACCCGTCGTTTGGTTGACGTGACACAAGATTTGGTTGTGGTTGAGGACGATTGCGGTACATCGAATGGCGTGGCCATGAAAGCCCTCGTTGAGGGTGGTGAAGTCATCGAAGCGTTGCGTGAGCGCATTTTGGGTCGTGTGGTGGTGGCCGATGTGATCAACCCTGAAACCCAAGAAACGGTGTTTGAAGTCGGTACGATGCTCGAAGAAGATCAAGTTGAATTGATCGAAAAATTGGGCATCGATGAGGTCAAAGTCCGCACGCCGTTGTCATGCGACACGCGTTATGGTTTGTGTGCGAAATGTTATGGCCGTGACCTCGGTCGTGGCGGTTTGGTCAACAAAGGTGAGGCTGTGGGTGTGATCGCAGCGCAATCGATTGGTGAGCCTGGTACTCAGTTGACCATGCGTACCTTCCACATTGGTGGTGCAGCATCGCGTCAAGCGGTGGTGTCTAGCGTTGAAGCCAAATCAAACGGTATTTTGCGTTTCACCAACACCATGCGTTATGTGACCAACACCAAAGGCGAGCAAATCGTGATTTCTCGTTCAGGTGAAATCATCATCGCTGATGATTACGGTCGTGAGCGCGAACGCCATAAAGTGCCTTACGGTGCGATTTTGTTGTTCGTTGATGGTGCGCAAATTAAAGCGGGCACACAATTGGCGACATGGGATCCGTTGACCCGACCTGTGATTACCGAGTACGCCGGTCGTTTGAAATTTGAAAATGTCGAAGAAGGTGTCACTGTTGCCCGTCAAATTGATGAAGTGACTGGTTTGGCGACTTTGGTGGCGATTGATCCGAAGCGCCGTGGTTCTTCAACCTCTAAAACCGTTCGTCCACAAGTGAAATTGTTGAATGAATTGGGTGAAGAAGTGAAAATCCCAGGTACGGAACATCCTGTGACGATTGGTTTCCAAATCGGCGCGTTGATCATGGTGCGCGATGGCCAAGAAGTGGGTAAAGGCGAGGTGTTGGCGCGTATTCCAATGGAATCGCAAAAAACCCGTGACATTACCGGTGGTCTCCCACGTGTGGCCGAGTTGTTCGAAGCACGTTCACCAAAAGACGCGGGCATGTTGGCCGAAGTCACAGGTACGGTGACCTTTGGTAAAGAAACCCGTGGCAAACAACGTCTGGTCATCACTGACCTTGACGGTGGCAGCCATGAGTTCTTGATTGCCAAAGACAAGCATTTGTCTGTGCATGATGGTCAAGTGGTCAACAAAGGTGAGGTCATCATTGAAGGCCCCGCCGATCCACAAGACATTTTGCGTTTGTTGGGTATCGAAGCTTTGGCGACTTACATTGTCGACGAAGTTCAGGACGTGTATCGCTTGCAAGGCGTGAAAATCAATGACAAGCACATTGAAGTGATTGTGCGTCAGATGTTGCGTCGTGTCCAAATCGTTGATGCGGGCGACACCAAGTTCATTCCAGGTGAGCAGGTTGAGCGTTCTGAAATGTTGATCGAGAATGAACGCATGGTGGCTGCGGAGAAACAACCCGCAACTTACAGCAATGTCTTGTTGGGTATCACCAAAGCATCGTTGTCGACCGATTCGTTCATCTCTGCGGCATCGTTCCAAGAAACCACACGTGTCTTGACTGAAGCGGCGATCATGGGCAAACGCGATGAACTGCGTGGCTTGAAAGAAAATGTCATCGTGGGTCGTTTGATTCCAGCGGGTACGGGTTTGGCTTTCCATCGTGCACGTGCGAACAAAAAAACGCATGATCAGAACCGTGCGCAGCAAGAAGCCGCGATTTTCGATGACGCCCCAGCCTTTGCGGTTGAAGGCGATGGCGATGTCATGGACTTCACGCAAACACCGTCAGCGGAGTGA